Proteins encoded within one genomic window of Streptomyces profundus:
- a CDS encoding right-handed parallel beta-helix repeat-containing protein, translating to MSPRSRRSRRTTALALGAAGAVLTVGAASLGIPTATAGEPGAAAVIEVGNANELRNALTAAGPGDTIQLASGVYQGVFRTSVSGAAGAPITLTGPTDAVLRSNGGGYGLHLDGASHWNLTGFTVTAGQKGIVTDAADEVHIDRVTVHGLDMEAVHFRNSSSNGSLTNSTIHDTGNDGRGMGEGVYVGSAGGTSDRSDNILIQGNTIGPGVGGENIDIKEGTTGARIIGNTFDGSGLTGANYDDSWVDIKGNDVLVEGNVGVNTTNDGFQIHTVQNGWGCGTVFRDNHSDLTGASGPDRLAINVTNHHPEDCPVTVAGSNTVTGGNGLVNDGVPIQD from the coding sequence ATGTCTCCCAGGTCTCGCAGGTCTCGCAGGACCACCGCCCTCGCACTGGGCGCGGCCGGCGCCGTGCTCACCGTCGGCGCCGCGTCGCTCGGCATCCCCACGGCGACGGCCGGGGAGCCGGGCGCCGCCGCGGTGATCGAGGTCGGCAACGCCAACGAGCTGCGGAACGCGCTGACGGCCGCCGGTCCCGGCGACACCATCCAGCTGGCCTCCGGGGTCTACCAGGGCGTCTTCCGCACCAGCGTCTCGGGCGCCGCCGGCGCCCCCATCACGCTCACGGGACCGACCGACGCCGTGCTCAGATCGAACGGCGGCGGCTACGGGCTGCACCTGGACGGGGCCTCGCACTGGAACCTCACGGGCTTCACCGTCACCGCCGGACAGAAGGGCATCGTCACCGACGCCGCCGACGAGGTGCATATCGACCGGGTCACCGTGCACGGACTGGACATGGAGGCCGTGCACTTCCGGAACTCAAGCTCCAACGGCTCGCTGACCAACTCCACCATCCACGACACCGGCAACGACGGCCGGGGCATGGGCGAGGGAGTCTATGTCGGCAGCGCCGGCGGCACGAGCGACCGCAGCGACAACATCCTGATCCAGGGCAACACGATCGGCCCCGGCGTCGGTGGCGAGAACATCGACATCAAGGAGGGCACCACAGGCGCCCGGATCATCGGCAACACGTTCGACGGCAGCGGGCTGACGGGGGCCAACTACGACGACTCCTGGGTCGACATCAAGGGCAACGACGTCCTGGTCGAGGGCAACGTGGGCGTCAACACCACCAACGACGGCTTCCAGATCCACACCGTCCAGAACGGCTGGGGCTGCGGCACGGTGTTCCGCGACAACCACTCCGATCTGACGGGAGCCTCGGGCCCCGACCGGCTGGCGATCAACGTCACCAACCACCACCCGGAGGACTGCCCGGTCACCGTCGCCGGCAGCAACACCGTGACCGGCGGCAACGGCCTGGTCAACGACGGGGTGCCGATCCAGGATTGA
- a CDS encoding endonuclease I family protein: protein MRSTHAARALAVAALATAVAVPLTQATAADRSFVPQSVAQHAATAQVSAADFDDATYYADAFGKTGEPLRAALHEIISADATRLSYSQVWDALKVTDRDPTDPGSVILLYTGNSRSADNHGGNVGQWNREHVWPQSHGGFGTSPGPGTDLHHLRPSDVQVNSDRGNKDFDNGGTEVPRAPGNFTDADSWEPRDEIKGDIARMAFYMAIRWEGGDGFADLEVNDTAGNGSVPYLGRLSTLLEWHEQDPPDAAEQARNDVIYEDFQHNRNPFVDHPEWVADIW, encoded by the coding sequence ATGCGTTCCACCCACGCCGCGCGAGCGCTGGCCGTCGCCGCCCTGGCCACGGCCGTCGCCGTCCCCCTGACCCAGGCCACGGCCGCCGACCGGTCCTTCGTCCCGCAGTCCGTCGCCCAGCACGCCGCGACCGCCCAGGTGTCGGCCGCCGACTTCGACGACGCCACCTACTACGCCGACGCCTTCGGCAAGACCGGCGAACCGCTCCGCGCGGCGCTGCACGAGATCATCAGCGCCGACGCCACCCGGCTCAGCTACTCCCAGGTCTGGGACGCGCTCAAGGTCACCGACCGCGACCCGACCGACCCGGGCAGCGTGATCCTCCTCTACACCGGCAACTCCCGCTCCGCCGACAACCACGGCGGCAACGTCGGCCAGTGGAACCGTGAGCACGTCTGGCCCCAGTCCCACGGCGGCTTCGGCACCTCCCCCGGGCCCGGCACCGACCTGCACCACCTGCGGCCCAGCGATGTGCAGGTGAACAGCGACCGGGGCAACAAGGACTTCGACAACGGCGGTACCGAGGTACCCCGCGCGCCGGGCAACTTCACCGACGCGGACTCCTGGGAACCCAGGGACGAGATCAAGGGCGACATAGCCCGGATGGCCTTCTACATGGCCATCCGCTGGGAGGGCGGCGACGGCTTCGCCGACCTGGAGGTCAACGACACGGCGGGCAACGGCTCCGTTCCCTACCTCGGCCGGCTCTCCACCCTTCTGGAGTGGCACGAGCAGGACCCGCCGGACGCCGCGGAGCAGGCCCGCAACGACGTGATCTACGAGGACTTCCAGCACAACCGCAACCCCTTCGTCGACCACCCCGAGTGGGTCGCCGACATCTGGTAA
- a CDS encoding DUF4032 domain-containing protein, whose protein sequence is MELQITATDPEHPTTLLDLPWDVSLVDWPEEYLVSLPRGISRHVVRFARAGGEVFAVKEVGEWAAVREYGLLRDLDRLAVPAVDPVAVVTGRTDALGGPLEPVLITRQLKGSLPYRSMFETTMRPTTIKRLLDALAALLVRLHLDGFAWGDCSLSNTLFRRDAGAYAAYLVDAETGQIQPTLSRGQREYDLEVARVNIAGELMDLEAGGSLHPSVDPVLFGEEIVTRYGELWHELTRTSVYPRHKKHYIDRRIRRLNELGFDVAEMQIQRSPDGDHVTFLPKVVDAGHHQRQLLRLTGLDAEENQARSLLNDLETWMAGQDDYAPGDPLGARPEVLAHRWVRDVFRPAVRGVPLELREGIDTAQIYHELLEHRLTLSERAQRDVGMDVTAEDYVRTVLPTRPAGEPVLADE, encoded by the coding sequence ATGGAACTCCAGATCACCGCCACCGACCCGGAGCACCCCACCACCCTCCTCGACCTGCCCTGGGACGTGTCCCTGGTGGACTGGCCGGAGGAGTACCTGGTCTCGCTGCCCCGGGGTATCTCCCGCCATGTCGTCCGGTTCGCCCGGGCGGGCGGCGAGGTCTTCGCGGTCAAGGAGGTGGGGGAGTGGGCCGCCGTGCGCGAGTACGGCCTGCTGCGGGACCTCGACCGGCTGGCGGTGCCCGCGGTCGACCCGGTCGCCGTGGTGACGGGCCGCACGGACGCCCTCGGCGGCCCACTGGAGCCGGTCCTCATCACCCGGCAGCTCAAGGGCTCGCTGCCCTACCGCTCCATGTTCGAGACGACCATGCGTCCGACCACCATCAAGCGGCTGCTCGACGCGCTGGCCGCGCTGCTGGTCCGCCTCCACCTGGACGGCTTCGCCTGGGGCGACTGCTCGCTCTCCAACACCCTCTTCCGCCGCGACGCCGGCGCCTACGCGGCCTACCTGGTGGATGCCGAGACCGGACAGATCCAGCCGACGCTCAGCCGGGGGCAGCGGGAGTACGACCTGGAGGTCGCCCGGGTGAACATCGCCGGCGAGCTGATGGACCTGGAGGCGGGCGGCTCGCTGCACCCGTCCGTCGACCCCGTCCTCTTCGGCGAGGAGATCGTCACCCGCTACGGCGAGCTGTGGCACGAGCTGACCCGCACCTCGGTCTACCCACGGCACAAGAAGCACTACATCGACCGGCGCATCCGCCGGCTCAACGAACTCGGCTTCGACGTGGCCGAGATGCAGATCCAGCGCTCCCCGGACGGCGACCACGTCACCTTCCTGCCCAAGGTCGTCGACGCCGGTCACCACCAGCGCCAGCTGTTGCGGCTCACCGGCCTCGACGCCGAGGAGAACCAGGCGCGCAGCCTGCTCAACGACCTGGAGACCTGGATGGCCGGCCAGGACGACTACGCCCCGGGCGACCCGCTGGGCGCGCGGCCCGAGGTCCTCGCCCACCGCTGGGTGCGGGACGTCTTCCGGCCGGCCGTGCGCGGCGTCCCCCTCGAACTGCGCGAGGGCATCGACACCGCGCAGATCTACCACGAGCTGCTGGAACACCGGCTGACCCTCTCCGAACGGGCACAGCGCGACGTGGGCATGGACGTCACCGCCGAGGACTACGTCCGCACCGTGCTGCCCACCCGCCCGGCGGGCGAGCCGGTGCTGGCCGACGAGTGA
- a CDS encoding LacI family DNA-binding transcriptional regulator: MGGSRRPTIKTVAARAGVGRTTVSRVLNGSPLVSDQARRAVEEAIADLGYVPNSLARGLVRSRADSIALVIPESESRLGAEPYFSAVIRGVSRALAGTPMQLLLTLVRDQLELDRLVDVLTERRVDGVLLVSVHRHDPLPDLLERLELPTVLAGRRSSDEPLVHAHSDNVGGASAAVAHLWERGHRSICTIAGPPDMEVAEARLRGWRSGLAAAGSTARQELVARGDFTEGGGRLAMRELLARQPALDAVLAASDVMAAGALAELRAQGRRVPDDVALVGFDDSIVARHTDPPLTSVRQRMDELGRTITELLLMEIREPGRAPRRTVLPTELVVRESS, translated from the coding sequence ATGGGTGGCAGTCGACGGCCCACCATCAAGACCGTGGCAGCGCGCGCGGGCGTGGGAAGGACCACCGTCTCCCGGGTGCTGAACGGATCGCCCCTGGTCAGCGACCAGGCGAGGAGGGCGGTCGAGGAGGCCATCGCCGATCTCGGCTATGTGCCCAACTCCCTTGCCCGTGGCCTGGTGCGCAGCAGGGCCGACTCCATCGCGCTGGTCATCCCCGAGTCGGAGAGCCGACTGGGCGCCGAGCCCTACTTCTCCGCCGTGATCCGGGGCGTGAGCCGGGCGCTGGCCGGCACGCCGATGCAGCTGCTGCTCACCCTGGTCCGCGACCAGCTCGAACTCGACCGGCTCGTCGACGTGTTGACGGAGCGTCGGGTGGACGGGGTGCTGCTGGTCTCGGTGCACCGCCACGATCCGCTGCCCGATCTGCTGGAACGGCTAGAGCTGCCCACGGTGTTGGCCGGACGCAGATCCTCCGACGAGCCGCTGGTGCACGCGCACTCGGACAACGTGGGGGGCGCGTCGGCCGCCGTCGCCCACCTGTGGGAGCGCGGCCACAGGAGCATCTGCACCATCGCTGGCCCACCGGACATGGAGGTCGCCGAGGCGCGGCTGCGCGGCTGGCGCAGCGGACTCGCGGCGGCCGGCTCGACGGCCCGTCAGGAGCTGGTCGCGCGGGGCGACTTCACGGAGGGGGGCGGCCGGCTGGCGATGCGCGAACTGCTCGCCCGACAGCCGGCGTTGGACGCGGTGCTGGCCGCCTCGGACGTGATGGCGGCCGGCGCGCTGGCCGAACTGCGGGCGCAGGGAAGGCGAGTTCCGGACGACGTGGCGCTGGTCGGCTTCGACGACTCGATCGTCGCCCGGCACACCGACCCGCCGCTCACATCCGTCCGGCAGCGGATGGACGAACTCGGCCGCACCATCACGGAGTTGCTGCTGATGGAGATACGCGAGCCGGGACGGGCGCCCCGCCGCACCGTGCTGCCGACGGAGCTGGTGGTCCGCGAGTCCAGCTGA